From the genome of Setaria viridis chromosome 1, Setaria_viridis_v4.0, whole genome shotgun sequence:
AAATTAGCTGAATAACGAATGGCTGATGAAAGAAGACAATATCTGATACACTGGTTGTTATACAGATGGCACCACGGGCGAAACTGTAACGACAAATTGGACATGTATATGTGCAGCTCATCCGCTAGGTGAATCTAACTCTAACAGCAGCCTGCTGTCCAATTGCTCTTCGTCCTGCCACTGTCAACAAGGTAGGGGCAGtcaattttatttatatcttCTCAGGATATCATTATACCGATGTTGTGCCTGAATTGGGGATTGCGGCAGATGAGGATGGTGGAACGGGGTCATGGAACTGCACATGTGCCTCTGACAAGACCCTTCTGAAAGAAGAACACGCTGTGCTACGTGATAGGAGTTGCTTCACTTCCTGTAACTGCACATCCGGTATGCAAAACTTGCTCAGtgattcagaatttcagatatATGAACCATGTATAGACTGAATGTTCAAGTGAAATTCGTGTTACTGAATGTAGTCTGCTTAATATCTTCAGGAAGTTCAGAGGAAGGGAAAAGGCATGTCTCCAGTAAAACGGTCATAATTACGCTCCTAGTGTGTGTGGTTCTCACAACTACTGCTTTCCTTGTCACCACCGTATACTACTTTCGCCGCAAGGATGCGCTCTCTCCCCGGTCACAGATATACTCCTTTGATAAATACACTAGCTGGAGCAGTAGATCATACCTTGTCAGCCATCGATCATCTCCTCTTCCCCAACTGAAACCGAAACCGAGGCTCAGTGTTCTCAAAGGCAAGCATAACGTATTTATTTTCCCTGCCTGCAATTTGGATGTTCCACTTGATTGAAATGCCTGAAAATTGACACCCTGTTTTTATGTTCTTCTCCTGGCTGCAGAGTTTCTGTGTAGCTGCCCCATCATTTGTGGGGGTGAAAGTGGCACGTTCCCTGGTGTTATCATCCGGTTTTCGTACGCAGAGTTGGAGGAAGCAACTGGGAAATTCTCAGAGGAGCATCTTATTGGAGTCGGGGGTTCAAGCAAGGTATACCGAGGCCAGCTTAGCGATGGCAAGGTTGTTGCCGTGAAGAAGCTTAGGCCCCTAGGAGGCGCAGATGAAGATTTCGAGTTCCTGTCAGAGGTATGCAATACTGCAGTGCAGGCACCAGAAAGCTGCAATCTTGCACATTCCATTGGAACTGACTCACTTCTCATGTGTCATATGCGATGCTTCCATAGATCGAGCTGCTGTCGAGGCTGAACCACTGCCACGTGGTGCCATTGCTGGGTTACTGCTCGGAGATCCAGGGCCGGCAGCTGGAGAGGCTGCTGGTGTTCGAGTGCATGTCCAACGGCAACCTGAGGGACTGCCTGGACCTGAAGCAAGGGAGGAAACCCATGGACTGGCAGACCCGGGTGAGCATCGCGCTCGGCGCGGCGAGGGGCCTGGAGTACCTGCAcgaggccgcggcgccgcggatCCTCCATCGCGACATCAAGTCCACCAACATCCTCCTGGATGACAAGTTCAGAGCCAAGGTTATTACTACTCATTAGCAGTGAGTGATTCAGTCAGTGGCCTGAATGCTGCAACTCTGTCATGCTGAGATACATTTTTCTCGTGGGTGCAGATCACTGATCTTGGCATGGCCAAGTGCCTGATGAACGACGGCGTGACGAGCTgctcgagctcgccggcgcggaTGCTGGGCACGTTCGGGTACTTCGCGCCGGAGTATGCGATCGTGGGGAAGGCGTCGCTCAAGTCGGACGTGTTCAGCTTCGGCGTCGTGATCCTGGAGCTCATCACCGGCCGCCCGCCCATCCACAAGTCGTCCTCCACCAGGGCCGACGAGAGCCTCGTCATCTGGGTTCGTGACTTCAACTGTTCTTCGATCACAGCAAGCAGAATCCTACCGAATTTGcaatgatgatgacatgatggAGATGGAACACGCAGGCGACGTCGCGGCTGCGGGACAGCcggctggtggtggcggagctgcCGGACCCGACTCTGGAGAGCAAGTTCCCGGCGGAGGAGATGCAGATCATGGCGCACTTGGCGAGGGAGTGCCTGCAGTGGGACCCCGAGGCCAGGCCCACCATGACCGAGGTCGTCCAGATCCTCTCCACCATCGCCCCGCCACTCCACGGCGCCAAGCGCCGGAAcctccccatcgccgccgccttcaaCCTCACGGTCAGTGCTCCCTCTCGGTCTGATGATCTGATCATGCCATGCCATTGCCACGCACGGAGGCTTATATGATCTCGATTGCCAATTCTGCAGCCGTCTCCGCACGTAGGGAGGTGTGACCCAGAGCCCGTCGACATCGAGGCGCCGCAGGAGTGCTCGACGGCGTCCTTCCGGTGGCAGCAAGAaccgtgcgcgccgccgccgccgggccgtgCGTCGTGGCCCGGCGACAGGCACAAGGGCGCGGCGAGTGGCGGTGCGGTGGTGTCGGGCGAGCTGGTGAACGGGATGCTGCTGATGAGCCCCCACGGTCGGAGCagctggcggccgccgccgggcgacgaggaggaggaggaggcggtggaccTGACGGAGCCCCGGCTGGAGACGTTCACGCAGCCGGCATTGTTCAGATGATAAAGTGAATTCAATCCATTCCTGGTAGGAGATAGTGATGCGGCGGTGCCATTAGCAATAAGCTCGAGGCCGGGGAGGACTGCATCTTGTTCGTGTCCTCACCATCCACACTGCATCTCTGCATCTGCACCCATGAATGTACAGTACAGAGGCAAACGCCATTAGATTGAGAAATGAAACAAAATGTTAGTGAGGTCATCGTGCTGCGTCTGCGTTGTTCATCGCTTCgtctgccgtcgccgccgtggctcATCCACCATGGCCCACCGTGCCCGGCCCTCGTGCGCATCCTCCGCCGAAGGTGTCCGCCACGGCGCAATGTGCCTTGCGTTCGCGGCCTGCTTCGCCATCACCGGCGACACCAGaatcggccgccggcgccgaccgcgAGGCTTTAATTTGCAGCACAGATCTAATTCAGGGGGATTTCTGCAAAACCAAggtggctcgccgccgccatgcccggCTCCGAGCTCCCGGTTCGCGCCTGTGGTAGTGTATAGATAACGACAATATCTCCAACTTAGAGTCCAACCAAAAGAAAATCAATGCAAGATCGGAAAATGAAGAGGCGGCTGACACGAGGGATGCGTAAAAGTTTTTTCCTTCTTCAAAAAGGAAGGGACTCTCAGCCCATACAATCTGGATCCGTAATTAATCTTAGTGACTTTTTTGCGTAGCATGTATATATGCCTTGACATTTGGAAGTAATTCGCTAGAAGAAAGTCAATACGCAACCAAAAGATACGTACAACTCCTATGAATAAAATCCAATTTAAATATGCAAGACAAAATAAGATGACCCAAAAATCACAACTAAAATTCTGTAAAACCTAAGCAAACCTTGCTAATGCATGTAGCACTAGTTCTTAACCACTAACAATTATCTAATCTTAGGTcttgtttggcacggctccactcctaaactccagcaactccatcaaaaaattcagccaaacaccccaactccaaaactccatggagttgccaactccatggtgctgtagtgcaaatggaggtggagttttggagcacctcttttgctgctccagaaacctctctttcgAACCTtctcatggagttggtgggtaattacccaccaatgctattggttacacaaaaaaacgtttcattctattctcccttctattctctcgagccccactcgccgccagagccctgcccgtcgcccgtcgccgcccgccgccgcccgccgccgcccgccgccgcccgtcgcccgcgtcgcccgccgccgcccgtcgcccgtcgccacgcccgccgcccgtcgtcgcccgtcgccacccaccccgccgcctgtcgtcgcccgtcaccgctcgccgcccgtcgtcgcccgtcgccacccgccgccccgtcactacccaccccgccgcccgtggagggtctcccgtgtgcggcacagtgcagtggaaaaaggggaagaagaagatgggatagagaggatgacaagtggggccttaattggggggcaacaatggcaatccacactgaaatcgatcttttttggagctgagagcacccatctagccaaacacctcatttttgttctggagttttggagcggagctggctccatgtggagttctggagtggagcagctccacccggagttggagccatgccaaacagggccttaaccTATAAATAAGAACTAATTATTTTAAATTAGCTAGGCCGACATAGTCGAGTTCCACtgtaacgcccgcagaaatcactaactaaaatcacccgttaaaaatcgtctttaaaatcttttttaccgctgagctcccggaaatcggaaacctccccggcgatttcgccgtcccggtacctatgccgacccccacctgtctttttttatctgtgcccgcgaatctcgccgcgtgccggtgtcagacgccgtgcgcgtgctccgaccgcgtgccgcgagtgccgccggtctccccctttttccttctctctttcttccccttttctcctttttctttttccttctttcttcctccttctcctttcttcttcctcccttcttctctctcctcctcctccttcttcttcctggcgcaccGCACGCCTCCCCTGGCGCCACTCCGTTGGACCGGCCCCCCCCCTGGTGCATTTACTCCGgcgccccttcccttccctggcgccataccggcggccggcccggcccgccgctcgcctgggacccgccgccggccggccccgccggacGTGCCGGCCCCCCTTCGggaggcgcgccgcccgccggcccctaccccctCCACTCCGGCCCGgccacggcaccggtgccgtgccggccaccgccgcccgctacCCCCCCCTCCGAGCCGAGCCCCCACCGcttgccgtgccgccgccgccaccggccattaccggcccctaccccgccggccatctcgccgcctataaaaggaacccgcccggccgccttctcctccacacaccgccacaaccaccctgccgcccgtcgccaaagccgccgccgcctccgtgccgcccgtcgccaaagccgccgccgcctccctgccgccaccaccgcccacgggcgccggcgcccctaCCCCCCCCCTCCTTCGACGACACCACCAGAGGTGAGGCAAAATGGGGCCTCCAccccatcctccgccgccccggccctcggccgccgccggcgcagccccgccggccggccgccgccggccacttccctccctctctcttcctctggttcctggaagaagaaggagccaaaactccaagaattccgatctaaccctcaAGTTTCCCCAATTCacacataagcccctccacttccgaaagaaattacaaataggtccctagtttaTTAAAAACcagccctaaacctccgtttaagcccctaatccttgtttaacccgtcatttcatgcgccaaacttcctccgaTTAATCCCAAaattcaccacgtcatccttcagaatactttcgccgatccatatccaaatttcccaaaaataatccctctacctattttccgttcgcatttcctgttcggagctcccGATTAAAAatcgttttctcttttatttattcgtgtgcctgtttgtgtgtgccgtagatcgcggattgcccgaggaggagcccgaggaagagtttgaccgcgagcccgagcccgaggaccagtaccgcgagccggaacccccggaaggctttgaagacggcaagtccaatctcacccttttgatgcatacttaatacctagtttttcaaacacaacctattggcctgtttttacaaaatgcatattattttatcgcaagacatggttggatagccactccttgattgttatgaacattccttgttgtcctatgcttatctctaaatatgactcgctctgtttagttgataaccgccgctagaacgcttaggaacctGTTACTCAAATGCAAACATTATTACAATTGTGTATTCGGGAAAttaaggtgtgtgtgtgtgtgtccaagtaagaatAATGGCTTTTGGTTCGGGAAAAGAAATGTgcggacgggatggatgggtgttccttgtgtgggatgcccagttgttgtgctcgtaccttggtggttgggcaatgttgggagatatccatccggtcgtaattaaggaccgagttaatgtgtcatcttgcctaattccactatcgtgcaaccactcgaccgttgtatgggcaacggcttagcataaatcccactagctggatggttagtcctcaggagtgctggtgagcaacgggaacccacggaaaaggattaagatcttggtgacttgagtcccggttacggtctcctgaATGAGCCGTGGACCCCTGGGGTGTTCCGTGAGAACTAGCCAgttttagctaaggtgggtaatggctttgttaggatccgtaccgtcactaaggtgattgcgctacggtaccctacttgtgggaaaagtgtacaacctctgcagagttaaaacctatccgggtagccgtgtccacggaattggacgagttacggcttggtcacataactagtgtttgggcaagaatgtcatgagtgtgtgtgtgtgtgtgtgtgtggaatttcagaagagtccggcagttgtgccttgcgctatgacggacggggagtccgatagcgataaaagcttggatcctttgtgtaggagcaaccccactcaatgcttcgggtattaaaggaaaactttacaaaaaccttttcgaaacgatcccctgcatgtgttaaaatttagcttttccgcaaatgaactctagcctatccttgttatacttgtgcataaacttgcttgtatccccctccgtggatggggttggacttgttgagtacgttagtactcacccttgcttcattgctacagaggaagaccctgagttcgtcgcagaagacctcgagtagaggttgtgtccgcacccgacgctgcctgtggtgttgccctgcccaagatgctgctgctgccgtgtagtcccgagtgctgtcttttggcagtcgcttggttagccgccgttatttatttactgtttatcgctgtgtggctttcacgcccactccctcgggagttgtacggtaactgaattacctatcgaataaatgtgttatcagcctcctgggacggatatttgtatcacatttagtctctacttatgtggggacgcgtCATCCACCGATCCCAGCCACAGCTTCCCGTCCTTCTCTGCGATGTCGCTAAGCGTGACACCCTTGGGCGCCGTCATCACCTCTTGCTCCGCGCCCTTGCTGTTGACCCGGACGCCGACGAGGTGCTTCGGAGCCGTCGCGTTGATCCTCTCCCTGTTGACCTCCTTTGGTATCTCACCTGACGTTGTCCGCGTAGC
Proteins encoded in this window:
- the LOC117860223 gene encoding receptor-like serine/threonine-protein kinase NCRK isoform X1, which encodes MEDDQLLLASSLPELMDLHMKLLLASLSCVLLMQAASCDGTTGETVTTNWTCICAAHPLGESNSNSSLLSNCSSSCHCQQDEDGGTGSWNCTCASDKTLLKEEHAVLRDRSCFTSCNCTSGSSEEGKRHVSSKTVIITLLVCVVLTTTAFLVTTVYYFRRKDALSPRSQIYSFDKYTSWSSRSYLVSHRSSPLPQLKPKPRLSVLKEFLCSCPIICGGESGTFPGVIIRFSYAELEEATGKFSEEHLIGVGGSSKVYRGQLSDGKVVAVKKLRPLGGADEDFEFLSEIELLSRLNHCHVVPLLGYCSEIQGRQLERLLVFECMSNGNLRDCLDLKQGRKPMDWQTRVSIALGAARGLEYLHEAAAPRILHRDIKSTNILLDDKFRAKITDLGMAKCLMNDGVTSCSSSPARMLGTFGYFAPEYAIVGKASLKSDVFSFGVVILELITGRPPIHKSSSTRADESLVIWATSRLRDSRLVVAELPDPTLESKFPAEEMQIMAHLARECLQWDPEARPTMTEVVQILSTIAPPLHGAKRRNLPIAAAFNLTPSPHVGRCDPEPVDIEAPQECSTASFRWQQEPCAPPPPGRASWPGDRHKGAASGGAVVSGELVNGMLLMSPHGRSSWRPPPGDEEEEEAVDLTEPRLETFTQPALFR
- the LOC117853834 gene encoding protein STRICTOSIDINE SYNTHASE-LIKE 10-like gives rise to the protein MQSPGTTRRAQGRPAVPNGVALSADRTHVVVAHTGPCQAFRYWIRGGPRLAATSSSPTCRATRTTSGEIPKEVNRERINATAPKHLVGVRVNSKGAEQEVMTAPKGVTLSDIAEKDGKLWLGSVDDASPHK
- the LOC117860223 gene encoding receptor-like serine/threonine-protein kinase NCRK isoform X2, with amino-acid sequence MDLHMKLLLASLSCVLLMQAASCDGTTGETVTTNWTCICAAHPLGESNSNSSLLSNCSSSCHCQQDEDGGTGSWNCTCASDKTLLKEEHAVLRDRSCFTSCNCTSGSSEEGKRHVSSKTVIITLLVCVVLTTTAFLVTTVYYFRRKDALSPRSQIYSFDKYTSWSSRSYLVSHRSSPLPQLKPKPRLSVLKEFLCSCPIICGGESGTFPGVIIRFSYAELEEATGKFSEEHLIGVGGSSKVYRGQLSDGKVVAVKKLRPLGGADEDFEFLSEIELLSRLNHCHVVPLLGYCSEIQGRQLERLLVFECMSNGNLRDCLDLKQGRKPMDWQTRVSIALGAARGLEYLHEAAAPRILHRDIKSTNILLDDKFRAKITDLGMAKCLMNDGVTSCSSSPARMLGTFGYFAPEYAIVGKASLKSDVFSFGVVILELITGRPPIHKSSSTRADESLVIWATSRLRDSRLVVAELPDPTLESKFPAEEMQIMAHLARECLQWDPEARPTMTEVVQILSTIAPPLHGAKRRNLPIAAAFNLTPSPHVGRCDPEPVDIEAPQECSTASFRWQQEPCAPPPPGRASWPGDRHKGAASGGAVVSGELVNGMLLMSPHGRSSWRPPPGDEEEEEAVDLTEPRLETFTQPALFR